tgggcgtaaaagtgggcgtggccaatttttccgtaaaaacctaagttgggctatggccaacattttaaaaaaaatgtttgtctaaATCGgaccggccgttctctactgatgcaattaccaacgaacgacatttgatttttatttatatagattgtagcatttgacaacatttcgtaaaagatataaaataattgcataaagaattcaaaaataaataaaaaatttactataaaccggttaaccggtttttttgaagacaataatcgcaaccggtttttcaaaaacacaatgtttcggttaaaccggaaaccggtttttttaaatttgccggttttttggacactctattaaatatacatatgtatacaaaaactaaaaatataaacagaaaatatatattcgatttcaataaacaatttgataatacaAAAAAcgatcagagtcaaattcatttcatactacatgctaattgggagcttagttttcggCGCAAtgttagcctaaaacatacaaattaaattaaaaaattaaatatagtcagtttaaactattttttttgcctttaaaatgttgtaataagctctaactactttcacatagtaaatGTTTTCTCCAATtcaaatcttgaaaaaaagtttcaagggtttttgttttttcagtcattCTCATAGAATTGCCCAAAAAGTTCAGTGTGAGACCGAGAGGGAATGTCAAGATAATAAACAGTTATTAAAAATGTCTTACTATGTACTTCGAAGAATAATCAAAAAACTCAGACATAGCTCTGTAAATTTAGCTTTATTTAAATCGAAAGGACTTAAATTTTCcgaagaaaaaacaagtaagaaaatcaagcccgaccatataataccctacgctaagtaaatgagcaaaagcatttttcttttaaaaatatcaataatttatattcgtgagtgaattttggaagtgggccttatatatgctagctacgaccaattatggaccgatcaccatgaatttaggtcgtgtgatttatgtctatataaaagttatttatgttgaattttgtctgtataccaacatttttaagagatttatgcacgttaaagtgattttcggaagcgggtctatatgcgagctatgagtaattatggaccgatcgtaacaaaatttggtgatatgaattttgtataaataaaacttatatgcagcgaattttgtgtagatacatgtgTAAATTAAACATGTATGAACGATacagtccaatttcgggagtatattttatgggggctaggtgaaataatgccaGTTGAATAGGCTCCGTCCTATggtagaaaaaattatatataccaaattttatccaaatatcttcaaaattgcgaccagtactctgcgcacaaggtttacatggacagcccgacggacggacattgtttaatcgactcagaaagtgattctaagtctatcggttgaggtgggtgttagactaatgtttatgggcgttacaaacatctgcacaaacgcattataccctccccactatgcacataggtctggcgaaccacattttttggccaaaactcaaaacttcttttcctatatttgttgttagaatatagtagcaaacacttcacataaacaaaaaaaataatttgttttaacaaagttcaattaaccgttattctatgaagtgagaaagttcaatgtttaaagtgcagtggtaaactgaaacacgtagtgcagttttttgttttatttgagtcACATGttacacgaaaataaaaaaactttttaaatctgttaattatggatattaatgacaatggtaagtatttaaattttaaaattttaaattttataaaaaaattatagtatataacttacaaaatttctaccgatttcaacgaaccaaaaacgcacaaaattacagtgatattttgtgcttacgaatcatcaataactttctgctagtttttacttatttttaagaaatcaatttttttttaaggaaacttgtgcttcaaaaattgtgatttaatcAGAGTTTGGCAGATTGGAAGtgaaaaacaagaaacaaattaatttttttaaaacttaataaaatttatgttttttttattaattgtatcttttgtatgaatttatgtatataagtgaatattttagttttggccaaaaaaagtggttcgccagacctatgtgctATGGTGATGTAGGTTATAATTATAATGGATAATTTACATATTCCTAAActtttacattattattttaataattgtcCATAATAATTGATATATAAATTGATACCATAAAATGTTGGCTTAAAATATaatactacacagaaaaaagtttcaacattaatattatgatttgatttcaattgATGGGCTTAGAGcctttttctaaaattgagttAACATATGGCGTTAGTAGATGAAGTTCAGTGAACTTCATACCACAAGAGTTGAATGTAGGATTCTCATCCGTTAGTGGGATATGACGACCAATTCTACCACTTGTCATTAAAATACCTGTTTCACTTGGAGCATAATGGGTACATGACCACTTaaaccccttgtgctctaaccaaatattaaaattcatttttcacaTGGAGTGAGTGAATTCAGATAAGTGATCAGCTAAAATCTAGCGAGTATTTTCATCACTTGTTATCAAAACACCTTTTTCAAATACCTTAGTGCACTTTGTGGAACAAGAGTTGAATGTAGGATTCTCATCCGTTAGTGGGATATGACGACCAATTCTACCACTTGTCATTAAAATACCTGTTTCACTTGAGCATAATGGGTACATGACCACTTaaaccccttgtgctctaaccaaatattaaaattcattgaGTGAGTGAATTCAGATAAGTGATCAGCTAAAATCTAGCGAGTAATTTCATCACTTGTTATCAAAACACCTTTTTCAAATACCTTAGTGCACTTTGtggatttgttgatttttgattgtctattatttttggtacgtgaaattattaaaaattactgaATCTGAATATAATATTGACGAATTTTCTGAATCTGAATATCTCATACAAAGACGATCTCCTGAATGTGCAATAAAACTTCACCAAAGTAAACATGAAACCTCGAAATGTTGTCCGAGCCGTGTAGTTACTATCACAACTTCCAATAAAGTTCCAGAAATTTAAGAACATACATATACCATAAATTTACCATGAATGGTTTAAAGCACTTCCTAACAATAGCACTTCCTTCCTAAAGTCAAAGTGAGGATGAAGATGAGCCTGATGATGTCATTTAACCTGATTATGGCGACAAATAAATGTAACAAAGatgttaataaaatgttatttaataaaattgagtCTATTTGGTTTTCTTAGTCCACACTGTGGACTaagtaaagagctttatttacaactttggtatctttgattaaaattttcgtagaatattttaatccttaaatgttctttttgaaaggaatttttttgattttctgggtcaaattgacccctaaagagaggagctagagggttaagatcttccatgAAAATGACCcgcataaaattccacaatataactctgacaataaaaaTTCTCTTTGACAttaaattacaacatttttttcccttcgataaaaaaattaaaactttgacccactataaaaaaaatgcagaCCAGTTGGAGTTTATTCTACATAAATGATCTACCCAACATGCCATTTctgaattatagggtcgctgttctgttccaatcaaaaagtctaaatttgttggacagtgttattaatcGTTCATTTATGAACCTATTTGTACATTTATGCactaatttttacaattaacaGTAGTACTAACAGAAAAACTATCATAGCAGCAGcatatgttttatatacacatataAACATTTCCTAGCAaccttattatttatatttggacGATTATTCACAACATTTTAACGcatttctatttataaaatatttggggaTCCACTAACACTTATAAATGCACAAACATTTTGTTGGACGTTTCAgttcatttttgggattttgatCAATATTCCCTTTGAAGATTAATTGTGCAGCCGTTCCATAAAAAGTCGCatcaatttcaacatttttaaaattagaaacTAATTCCATGATAGACAATCAtatattttagaattaaatATACTAAAACACAGAATTCTCAGAGTATGTTGACAGTAGTTTATTGTAAAACATTCATGACACCCACATTATTTAGACAGCTtcatttagttattttggataAAATCATTAGACTGATTAGTAAAACAGTTAAGATTATCTAATTATCACTTAAACaacttattttgtaaattataatatttaacttAATTGATTAATTTGCATCCAATTAGAATATATCAATAATACAAACTAGATCAAGTTGTAGATAAATTGATACTTGAGTTGAATAATCAAAATACAAGCAAATAACAcaccaaattaaaaataacacatacgaatgttatattcggctatgccgaattgTGTATACCCacccatcaatatgtgacaataaaatatttttctgatgttATATGTGGAATTGgtttaattatggaccgatcctcacaaatgtAGGTACAATGATTAAGGTTCATATAACCCTTGTTTATGCTTTTCCGCTTTTCGCCATACCTTACAgcataatttcagagtactaagaactaatttgtgcaaaattttatcatcaTTGgcacataatcaacatatttatgattggcTCAAAAAGTATTtcaggggctaggtgaaatcatggtcTAATATTGCctatttttaatatcaaataaaccttatcaacagagcgtaattttgaaaaatttcatccagctcctttcgtttgggccctatctgTAGACAAACGGACGGACATATCTAGATCGTATACATTAGAATATGTATACTAATGTGGGCCTGCGACAAATATTtggatgtgttacaaacggaatgacaaaatcaatattcccccatcttttttgatggtgtatataaaaactaaattaaaatgtgtaaatttatttaagattttaacaaaatcaaacaacaagAAGAATCACTAACAACATGAGGGTAGAGGTTAAAGACTATggacaacaacaaacaaaatagttaaaaattatgttggtATTTTGGTTTGAAGCAAACAAATTACTGCTCTTTCAATGTGTTGACAAGTAAAATTGAGACAAATACAGCAAACTTGACCAAAAAACTcatagaaatttaaaactaaatagaaACAGCAACACAATGtgatacatattaaaatatttaatattgtatttatgtaaatttgcaTCTCATCTTCAAACTTCAAACAAATACAGCAAAACTTATAACTCTTTGATCTGAAACGATCAaggataaattaaaaattattttggttttatcatttatttttagCACAAATGCATTTGCcgaatattaataataataatcatatttGCTTTAGTATCGTATAAATATTGGCACACGGTGCTACTAGAAGACAGTAAACAATCACTTGTTAAACATACAACATTAAAcaacaatcaaaaaaattacaatgcgTGCCTTTattgtaagtatttaaatccTTTTTATGATCAAACGAAAAATGTTTCTGGAAAAAATTATTCTTTTCTCTCTGAATATTTTCTGTTATATACTAATTTCAAAGTCTAAACTAAATGTTTGTTTCCTCTTCAGGTTCTCTGCTGCTTGGCAACTGCTTATGCTGCCAGTTTGGGTTATGATTATGAAAGACAATCGGGTGGTGTAAGCTCCGGAGGTTTCGGTGCTGCCCCCTCTGCTGGTTATGGTGGTGAACAAGGCTTTCAAGCTGGTCCTGTTGGCGGCAACGATTATAGTGCTCCTGCTGCTGGCCCTGCTGAATTCGAAAAGGAATTCTTCACCTACTCTGCCCCCGAAGGTGCTTTCGATGACAACAATGCCAACAAACAATTGGCCAACTCCTTGAAAAGCGGCTTACGTGTCATCTTCATCAAGGGACCCGAAAACTCTGGTCTTGAAAATGCTGCCCTCCAATTGGCCAAATCTGCCGGTGAACAACGTACTGCCATCTATGTCCTCAACAAACAAGCCGATATTGGAGATTTGGCCAACAAATTGAACTCCTTGAACAAGAACAACGCCAACAAACCCGAAGTTCACTTTGTCAAATACCGCACTCCCGCTGATGCCGAAAATGCCCAACGTGCCATCCAAGGTCAATATGAAGGTTTGGGCGGTAAATCTAGCAGCCATAATGGTGGTGTTGCCCCTGTTTTGGACTTTGCCTCCAGAGCTCCCGTGAGCAGCAATGGTGGTTACCCATCCTCTGAACCAGCCGGCACTTACTTGCCAGCCAACAAGCGTGTCTAAGACATTAAAAAGGTTTTCCTTTGTTATCGATCGATTGTTTAGATCAAATTGTTAgttgttgtttagttttaatagttttgttattaacgaataaaaaaatttaattttaaaaaaatacaattttacttttatgtatgttttaaagcataattttaGGATGACTAAATAATTTACCCGTACAAAAAAGAGATGCCAACTTCACATTTATGTTACAATTGAGgaatttgtttacatatttgaaatattgaagattgtacaatttagtttaaaaagtttattttctgATCAAAGTTTATGAATATTTCATCAGAGCCAAAATGTATCCACTATCAGGAAAACATAATGCCTTTTCCATAAAGGCAGTTTACATAAATTAATCTACATTTTGTCATCTTACATGTTGTCATTAAATAGATCACAAGATGTCAGCATAAATATTCGGTGCCAATGAAAGGAGAATTTCAATATTCAAACAGTTTTTGGAGTATTAAGTTATAAAGATGCCGTATAATCGGGATTAACGATGTCCGGATTATCAAGGTGTTACTGTATTATAAATTTGAACACGATTTCCACTTACATGTTTCTAATTGTTGACATACGCGTAAGTATTAACGATAGACTATTTGAAtgtaatgttaatttttttaattttatgttttattgatTTGTATCTAAACTTCAATAATAAATGAACTAAATCAAATCAATAATTTTGTTGGACTAATTGTCTCAACTGCTGTTACCTGATGTAGGAAAATAGTGTAAACTAGTTATGGTTTTATATTAgagccaaattatcgtaagcgacatttttaaaatgtttgttttattgcaaaaattaaaattttatggaccgactgatgttttagcgttctcagaatatcaaaattgttaataacatcaaaaatataggaggtaagattttatcgtaagtcaatgtttatattttacagtaaacaaattttatcgtaagcgacacactgtggtatagaaaaaaagagggaaataaatctgtaacttctaaatgtttAGAttagtttgaatgaaatttcacatgctcaaagaagaagtgttgccgagtttaaattttgaatgtggAGCTCaagggcccaccaggggcgcgaccaagggccctcaaagtaggacacctcgggtatgttacatttttaaaacgatattatttcttggtttgagttccgatttcaaaaacattatacatgtagaatcttctcatcgagcactacaaaaaaccttattgtagctttcaattatctattatagcttaggagatattcgcatttgaaaattaaatgttcaacatttttacccaccctactccagttttttgataacagcgtatccaaatatttcccgattttctccagttttcctttattggattAAGAagacatgtatgtgtcaaatgaaaaaagaattgtttaaaagtaaagactaagtccaaagttatatgtatttgaatttaaaaaaatttaaaaaggcgatttttcgctaattttttgggaaaaaataactttttttatttttgagttatagcaaaaaatgtctaagagggtgtataaggaatttctactttctgaaagcaaagttctcataaaatattctaaaggaaaagtaatttttgttaccgaggggaccaggtcctttcaaaaaacacctattttttatgtaaaataaagttttagggtaaaaattctcaaatcgcgtatccgatatcaaaatataataaccgcttataggtggctcaatatgtttctaattattttgtaaagggtcccgataaccccgaccctggtatggatattatagccaaaaaactaaaaatttaaattttttgaatttttcgacacttttttgggaattgcgggattgctgataataaatttcaaaatgcgtttttatttttacattttaaatagaaaaatctacattactgtgaaatttcattaaaaattatttataaataaaaatttaatttcaattcgaaaattttttatctatgcaaaaattcaataaaaaactttttttgtcatatttttctataaagtattccatgaatttttaattgtcaaaagttataaatgtttttgaaaaatagataaatagcttgaacgaaattatattatatcgcatcataacatttttaattctatgtataaatttcaaaataatcaaaaaaaaccttctcctgtaaaatttgtgttttgtcgcttacgataatttggctcGATATTGCAGATAAAAGTGTtaactttaaaaatctttttttattttcaaattcctGTAACACTTGTTccatttaattatatattttcgaatttagtttatttgctgtttttgatATTTGTGCATGCTCATGACTACAAAAAATCACAAAGTAAGCAAAT
The nucleotide sequence above comes from Calliphora vicina chromosome 1, idCalVici1.1, whole genome shotgun sequence. Encoded proteins:
- the LOC135952765 gene encoding uncharacterized protein LOC135952765, encoding MRAFIVLCCLATAYAASLGYDYERQSGGVSSGGFGAAPSAGYGGEQGFQAGPVGGNDYSAPAAGPAEFEKEFFTYSAPEGAFDDNNANKQLANSLKSGLRVIFIKGPENSGLENAALQLAKSAGEQRTAIYVLNKQADIGDLANKLNSLNKNNANKPEVHFVKYRTPADAENAQRAIQGQYEGLGGKSSSHNGGVAPVLDFASRAPVSSNGGYPSSEPAGTYLPANKRV